One window from the genome of Panthera leo isolate Ple1 chromosome D3, P.leo_Ple1_pat1.1, whole genome shotgun sequence encodes:
- the SERPINB11 gene encoding serpin B11 isoform X2 — MSSSCSAWHKMDPLSTANVDFCLDVFKELNRHNVGENIFFSPLSLLYALSMVLLGARGNSAGQMEKVLHFNRIAESLKPEFKASAKCSQAGRIHSAFGVLFSQINQPDSNYTLSMANRLYGTKAMMFHQQYLNCSEKLYQTIPQTVDFERSPEETRKTINAWVASKTNGKVTNLFGKGTIDPSCVMVLVNAIYFKGQWQNKFQERETIKTPFLLSGGKSVLVEMMYQTGTYKLAFIKEPRMQILELPYVNHKLSMIVLLPAGTASLEQIEKQLNMKTFYEWTSSANMIEREVEVHIPRFKLEMKYELNALLNSLGMTDIFNEIKADLSGISPAKGLHLSKVIHKSYVDVNEEGTEAAAATGDSFVVKRLPIRAQFMANHPFLFFIRHIPTNMIVFCGKLASP; from the exons atgTCTTCCTCtt GTAGTGCTTGGCATAAAATGGATCCTCTCAGCACAGCAAACGTTGACTTTTGCCTTGATGTGTTCAAAGAGCTGAACAGGCACAACGTAGGAGAAAACATCTTCTTTTCACCACTGAGTCTGCTTTATGCTCTAAGTATGGTTCTCCTTGGGGCCAGAGGAAACAGTGCAGGGCAGATGGAGAAG GTGCTTCACTTTAATCGTATTGCAGAATCCTTAAAACCAGAGTTCAAGGCCTCAGCTAAG TGCAGCCAAGCTGGAAGGATTCATTCAGCGTTTGGAGTCTTATTCTCTCAAATTAACCAGCCAGACTCTAACTATACCCTCAGCATGGCCAACAGACTCTACGGGACAAAGGCGATGATGTTCCATCAG CAATATCTAAACTGTTCTGAGAAACTGTATCAAACCATACCGCAAACTGTTGATTTTGAACGGTCTCCAGAAGAAACGAGGAAAACTATTAATGCTTGGGTTGCAAGTAAAACTAATG gaAAAGTCACAAACCTCTTTGGAAAGGGCACAATTGATCCTTCTTGTGTAATGGTCCTGGTGAACGCCATATATTTCAAAGGACAATGGCAAAATAAGTTTCAGGAAAGAGAGACAATTAAAACCCCTTTTCTGCTAAGTGGG GGTAAAAGCGTACTTGTGGAAATGATGTATCAAACGGGAACATATAAATTAGCCTTCATAAAGGAGCCGCGGATGCAAATTCTGGAGCTGCCCTACGTGAACCACAAACTAAGCATGATTGTTCTGCTTCCCGCGGGCACGGCCAGCCTGGAACAG aTAGAGAAACAGCTGAACATGAAGACGTTTTACGAGTGGACCAGCTCTGCTAACATGATAGAGAGGGAAGTTGAAGTCCATATCCCCAGGTTCAAACTTGAAATGAAGTATGAGCTAAATGCTTTGCTAAACTCCCTTGGGATGACAGATATCTTCAACGAAATCAAAGCTGATCTCTCTGGAATATCACCAGCCAAAGGCCTGCATTTATCAAAGGTCATCCACAAGTCATATGTGGATGTCAATGAAGAGGGCACCGAGGCAGCAGCAGCTACTGGGGACAGCTTCGTTGTAAAAAGACTCCCCATCCGAGCTCAGTTCATGGCGAACCACCCTTTCCTGTTTTTCATAAGGCACATCCCTACCAACATGATCGTCTTCTGTGGCAAGCTCGCCTCTCCCTAA
- the SERPINB11 gene encoding serpin B11 isoform X4, which yields MEAWGETVAARSPQSPGSAWHKMDPLSTANVDFCLDVFKELNRHNVGENIFFSPLSLLYALSMVLLGARGNSAGQMEKVLHFNRIAESLKPEFKASAKCSQAGRIHSAFGVLFSQINQPDSNYTLSMANRLYGTKAMMFHQQYLNCSEKLYQTIPQTVDFERSPEETRKTINAWVASKTNGKVTNLFGKGTIDPSCVMVLVNAIYFKGQWQNKFQERETIKTPFLLSGGKSVLVEMMYQTGTYKLAFIKEPRMQILELPYVNHKLSMIVLLPAGTASLEQIEKQLNMKTFYEWTSSANMIERSRMEWQK from the exons GTAGTGCTTGGCATAAAATGGATCCTCTCAGCACAGCAAACGTTGACTTTTGCCTTGATGTGTTCAAAGAGCTGAACAGGCACAACGTAGGAGAAAACATCTTCTTTTCACCACTGAGTCTGCTTTATGCTCTAAGTATGGTTCTCCTTGGGGCCAGAGGAAACAGTGCAGGGCAGATGGAGAAG GTGCTTCACTTTAATCGTATTGCAGAATCCTTAAAACCAGAGTTCAAGGCCTCAGCTAAG TGCAGCCAAGCTGGAAGGATTCATTCAGCGTTTGGAGTCTTATTCTCTCAAATTAACCAGCCAGACTCTAACTATACCCTCAGCATGGCCAACAGACTCTACGGGACAAAGGCGATGATGTTCCATCAG CAATATCTAAACTGTTCTGAGAAACTGTATCAAACCATACCGCAAACTGTTGATTTTGAACGGTCTCCAGAAGAAACGAGGAAAACTATTAATGCTTGGGTTGCAAGTAAAACTAATG gaAAAGTCACAAACCTCTTTGGAAAGGGCACAATTGATCCTTCTTGTGTAATGGTCCTGGTGAACGCCATATATTTCAAAGGACAATGGCAAAATAAGTTTCAGGAAAGAGAGACAATTAAAACCCCTTTTCTGCTAAGTGGG GGTAAAAGCGTACTTGTGGAAATGATGTATCAAACGGGAACATATAAATTAGCCTTCATAAAGGAGCCGCGGATGCAAATTCTGGAGCTGCCCTACGTGAACCACAAACTAAGCATGATTGTTCTGCTTCCCGCGGGCACGGCCAGCCTGGAACAG aTAGAGAAACAGCTGAACATGAAGACGTTTTACGAGTGGACCAGCTCTGCTAACATGATAGAGAG gagtagaatggaATGGCAGAAATGA
- the SERPINB11 gene encoding serpin B11 isoform X1 produces the protein MEAWGETVAARSPQSPGSAWHKMDPLSTANVDFCLDVFKELNRHNVGENIFFSPLSLLYALSMVLLGARGNSAGQMEKVLHFNRIAESLKPEFKASAKCSQAGRIHSAFGVLFSQINQPDSNYTLSMANRLYGTKAMMFHQQYLNCSEKLYQTIPQTVDFERSPEETRKTINAWVASKTNGKVTNLFGKGTIDPSCVMVLVNAIYFKGQWQNKFQERETIKTPFLLSGGKSVLVEMMYQTGTYKLAFIKEPRMQILELPYVNHKLSMIVLLPAGTASLEQIEKQLNMKTFYEWTSSANMIEREVEVHIPRFKLEMKYELNALLNSLGMTDIFNEIKADLSGISPAKGLHLSKVIHKSYVDVNEEGTEAAAATGDSFVVKRLPIRAQFMANHPFLFFIRHIPTNMIVFCGKLASP, from the exons GTAGTGCTTGGCATAAAATGGATCCTCTCAGCACAGCAAACGTTGACTTTTGCCTTGATGTGTTCAAAGAGCTGAACAGGCACAACGTAGGAGAAAACATCTTCTTTTCACCACTGAGTCTGCTTTATGCTCTAAGTATGGTTCTCCTTGGGGCCAGAGGAAACAGTGCAGGGCAGATGGAGAAG GTGCTTCACTTTAATCGTATTGCAGAATCCTTAAAACCAGAGTTCAAGGCCTCAGCTAAG TGCAGCCAAGCTGGAAGGATTCATTCAGCGTTTGGAGTCTTATTCTCTCAAATTAACCAGCCAGACTCTAACTATACCCTCAGCATGGCCAACAGACTCTACGGGACAAAGGCGATGATGTTCCATCAG CAATATCTAAACTGTTCTGAGAAACTGTATCAAACCATACCGCAAACTGTTGATTTTGAACGGTCTCCAGAAGAAACGAGGAAAACTATTAATGCTTGGGTTGCAAGTAAAACTAATG gaAAAGTCACAAACCTCTTTGGAAAGGGCACAATTGATCCTTCTTGTGTAATGGTCCTGGTGAACGCCATATATTTCAAAGGACAATGGCAAAATAAGTTTCAGGAAAGAGAGACAATTAAAACCCCTTTTCTGCTAAGTGGG GGTAAAAGCGTACTTGTGGAAATGATGTATCAAACGGGAACATATAAATTAGCCTTCATAAAGGAGCCGCGGATGCAAATTCTGGAGCTGCCCTACGTGAACCACAAACTAAGCATGATTGTTCTGCTTCCCGCGGGCACGGCCAGCCTGGAACAG aTAGAGAAACAGCTGAACATGAAGACGTTTTACGAGTGGACCAGCTCTGCTAACATGATAGAGAGGGAAGTTGAAGTCCATATCCCCAGGTTCAAACTTGAAATGAAGTATGAGCTAAATGCTTTGCTAAACTCCCTTGGGATGACAGATATCTTCAACGAAATCAAAGCTGATCTCTCTGGAATATCACCAGCCAAAGGCCTGCATTTATCAAAGGTCATCCACAAGTCATATGTGGATGTCAATGAAGAGGGCACCGAGGCAGCAGCAGCTACTGGGGACAGCTTCGTTGTAAAAAGACTCCCCATCCGAGCTCAGTTCATGGCGAACCACCCTTTCCTGTTTTTCATAAGGCACATCCCTACCAACATGATCGTCTTCTGTGGCAAGCTCGCCTCTCCCTAA
- the SERPINB11 gene encoding serpin B11 isoform X3 — translation MDPLSTANVDFCLDVFKELNRHNVGENIFFSPLSLLYALSMVLLGARGNSAGQMEKVLHFNRIAESLKPEFKASAKCSQAGRIHSAFGVLFSQINQPDSNYTLSMANRLYGTKAMMFHQQYLNCSEKLYQTIPQTVDFERSPEETRKTINAWVASKTNGKVTNLFGKGTIDPSCVMVLVNAIYFKGQWQNKFQERETIKTPFLLSGGKSVLVEMMYQTGTYKLAFIKEPRMQILELPYVNHKLSMIVLLPAGTASLEQIEKQLNMKTFYEWTSSANMIEREVEVHIPRFKLEMKYELNALLNSLGMTDIFNEIKADLSGISPAKGLHLSKVIHKSYVDVNEEGTEAAAATGDSFVVKRLPIRAQFMANHPFLFFIRHIPTNMIVFCGKLASP, via the exons ATGGATCCTCTCAGCACAGCAAACGTTGACTTTTGCCTTGATGTGTTCAAAGAGCTGAACAGGCACAACGTAGGAGAAAACATCTTCTTTTCACCACTGAGTCTGCTTTATGCTCTAAGTATGGTTCTCCTTGGGGCCAGAGGAAACAGTGCAGGGCAGATGGAGAAG GTGCTTCACTTTAATCGTATTGCAGAATCCTTAAAACCAGAGTTCAAGGCCTCAGCTAAG TGCAGCCAAGCTGGAAGGATTCATTCAGCGTTTGGAGTCTTATTCTCTCAAATTAACCAGCCAGACTCTAACTATACCCTCAGCATGGCCAACAGACTCTACGGGACAAAGGCGATGATGTTCCATCAG CAATATCTAAACTGTTCTGAGAAACTGTATCAAACCATACCGCAAACTGTTGATTTTGAACGGTCTCCAGAAGAAACGAGGAAAACTATTAATGCTTGGGTTGCAAGTAAAACTAATG gaAAAGTCACAAACCTCTTTGGAAAGGGCACAATTGATCCTTCTTGTGTAATGGTCCTGGTGAACGCCATATATTTCAAAGGACAATGGCAAAATAAGTTTCAGGAAAGAGAGACAATTAAAACCCCTTTTCTGCTAAGTGGG GGTAAAAGCGTACTTGTGGAAATGATGTATCAAACGGGAACATATAAATTAGCCTTCATAAAGGAGCCGCGGATGCAAATTCTGGAGCTGCCCTACGTGAACCACAAACTAAGCATGATTGTTCTGCTTCCCGCGGGCACGGCCAGCCTGGAACAG aTAGAGAAACAGCTGAACATGAAGACGTTTTACGAGTGGACCAGCTCTGCTAACATGATAGAGAGGGAAGTTGAAGTCCATATCCCCAGGTTCAAACTTGAAATGAAGTATGAGCTAAATGCTTTGCTAAACTCCCTTGGGATGACAGATATCTTCAACGAAATCAAAGCTGATCTCTCTGGAATATCACCAGCCAAAGGCCTGCATTTATCAAAGGTCATCCACAAGTCATATGTGGATGTCAATGAAGAGGGCACCGAGGCAGCAGCAGCTACTGGGGACAGCTTCGTTGTAAAAAGACTCCCCATCCGAGCTCAGTTCATGGCGAACCACCCTTTCCTGTTTTTCATAAGGCACATCCCTACCAACATGATCGTCTTCTGTGGCAAGCTCGCCTCTCCCTAA